GGGCGCGTATTTCTGGTGCCCGCCGATGAAGGGCGGCAAGCTGGATCTGTCCGCGCTCGGACTGTAAGCGCCGGACCTTATCGAAGAACGGGCGGGCTGCGCATCGTGCGCGGCCCGCCCGTTTTGCTTTTCAGCCGACGACCGTGCGGCTGGACGATACGTCAGTTCAGCGTCGTCTCGATCCGCGTGCCGCGCTTGATGAACTGCGTCACCGGCGTTTTCTCGCAGATCTCCGCGAGGCGCTGGCGTTGCGCGTCGTCGAGCGGGCCGTCGAGCGTCACGACGCGGCGCACGTACTGCGTGCCTTCGCGATCGGCATGCAGCTCGGTGCGCACGTCGATGCGCGCAGCCGGCCACGACTTGCGCTGCATGTACATGCGAAGCGTTGCGGCCGTGCATTGCGCGAGGCCGGCCAGCACGAACTCGTACGGCGCCGGCCCGCGATCCTGGCCGCCTTCGCGCGGCGCTTCGTCGCCGGTCAGCGCGTGCGTGCCGGCTTGCAACCGGACGACGTAGTCGGGTGCGTCGGCATCGAGGACGGCGGCGGCATGGATGAGCGACATGGCAAGTCTCCGGTAGGCGGGAAGAAGGCGCGCGCCGCGTCGCGGCGCGAAGCCGTCAGCATACCGTTTCGATCGCCACGGCGGGCGCTGCATGCGTTATGCGTCGGCGACGCCGGCGCTGCTGCGCACGATCGCGGCGATCCGTTCGCGCACCCAATGATGCGCGCGATCGGCATCGCGCGATTCGTGCCAGTACGCGAGGAGCGGAAACGGCTTGAGGCGCAGCGGCAGCGGCCGCACGACGATCGGCAGCAGCGCGGCCATCCGCAGCGCATAGGTGTGCGGCAGCGTGACGAGCAGGTCGCCGGTCGCGGCGATCTGGCAGGCGGCGAAATAATGCTGGCAGGTGAGCCGGATATCGCGGAAGCGGCCGTCGTTGCCGAGCAGCACGTCGAGCGATTGCCGTTCGCCGAGTGACGACACCGAGATATGCCGTGCCGCGAAATAGTCGGCGCGCCGCAGCGGGTCGCCCGCGAGCGGATGATCGCGGCGCAGCGCGACGACGAGCGAATCGTCGAGCAGGTGTTCGGTCGCAATGCGCGGGCCCGTCTGCACGCGACGATCGACGGCGAGATCGAGATTGCCCGATGCGAGTTCGCGCTCGATGTCGGGCACCGCGACGCGGCGGCTTACGAGCCGCAGGCCCGGCGCTTCGTCAGCGAACGCGGCGACGATCTGCGGCAGCGCGATCGATTCGAGCGCGTCGCGAATGCTCACCGTGATGCTCAGGTCGAGCGTCGCGGCATCGAATGCGGACGGGCTGCGCGCGGTGCCTTGCAGGCCGCTCAGGTGCAACTGTACGTCCGCGATGATCGAACGCGTGCGCTCGGTCGGCACGACGCGGTTGCCCTGGCGTACGAACAATGGATCGTCGAAATGCGCGCGCAGCCGGTTGAGCGCGTGGGTGACGGCCGGCTGCGTGAGATGCAGCGCACGGGCGGCCGCGCCGATGCCGCCATGCACGTAGACGGCGTCGAGCACGCGAAACAGGTTCAGGTCGAGACGGTGATCGGCGGGCACGGGCGCGGTCGGCGAGGTGAAGGGTGGATCGATTCTAAAGGATGCGCAGGCAACGGATGCGCGGATGTCGTGTACGACGATCGAGCGCGTTCGACGCGTGTCGATGCTATTCGAACCGGCAAGCGAAC
The sequence above is drawn from the Burkholderia stabilis genome and encodes:
- a CDS encoding OsmC family protein — translated: MSLIHAAAVLDADAPDYVVRLQAGTHALTGDEAPREGGQDRGPAPYEFVLAGLAQCTAATLRMYMQRKSWPAARIDVRTELHADREGTQYVRRVVTLDGPLDDAQRQRLAEICEKTPVTQFIKRGTRIETTLN
- a CDS encoding LysR family transcriptional regulator encodes the protein MPADHRLDLNLFRVLDAVYVHGGIGAAARALHLTQPAVTHALNRLRAHFDDPLFVRQGNRVVPTERTRSIIADVQLHLSGLQGTARSPSAFDAATLDLSITVSIRDALESIALPQIVAAFADEAPGLRLVSRRVAVPDIERELASGNLDLAVDRRVQTGPRIATEHLLDDSLVVALRRDHPLAGDPLRRADYFAARHISVSSLGERQSLDVLLGNDGRFRDIRLTCQHYFAACQIAATGDLLVTLPHTYALRMAALLPIVVRPLPLRLKPFPLLAYWHESRDADRAHHWVRERIAAIVRSSAGVADA